A stretch of Candidatus Saganbacteria bacterium DNA encodes these proteins:
- a CDS encoding ADP-ribosylglycohydrolase family protein yields the protein MQIYASCAKSAMLRTYYRANPIIEAKLSSIRAAQDLAAILPLSSDPSSRVRRETSKKMMAWVEQEQAAATLKTMLQDPDGQVRWFSALSLGASDPHKYIAELGRLLRTQKSENWMLASIMQMQRIVSGIVPLIKTGLQGPEAIKNLAVHMLGRFGDLNLIKEFEEDAALSIRETSFSFLYPKAQVNVELSSPTSFDIHRAVLFGEAIGDAMGAPVEFSSLEEIRRIGYVDGFLKDPVRPLFPGDYTDDTQMALMVAKSIIRTGKIDPNDMAGIFAAFGLKLDMGLTRNVGYSNSTLTSYRRLYAGLNWRLAANQSDGCGPATAVVPLGLIIDDLALLRKSVGAVTLITKTGKEALGGALAIAYLINQGRLSRLPDSVEGIVERTAQYIENESPKMAFEIRRLPSLMQVSTEDGLNQIPSNIDGKKVKTGMKALGVVPSAIYCFLKSLPDFRRTIIAGVNTQGDSDSIAGLAGAISAAHNGLTVIPNEWIEGLIEHREISAYADQLSRIHLK from the coding sequence ATGCAAATATATGCATCTTGCGCAAAAAGCGCAATGCTAAGAACTTATTATAGAGCTAATCCTATTATTGAGGCGAAGCTTTCTTCTATTCGAGCGGCACAAGATCTTGCGGCAATATTACCTTTGAGCTCTGATCCAAGCTCAAGAGTCCGAAGGGAAACATCAAAAAAAATGATGGCTTGGGTTGAGCAGGAACAAGCGGCCGCAACATTGAAAACAATGCTTCAAGATCCCGATGGCCAAGTCCGCTGGTTTTCCGCCCTTTCCTTGGGAGCGTCTGATCCCCATAAATATATTGCTGAACTCGGGAGATTGCTGCGAACGCAAAAATCCGAAAACTGGATGCTTGCTTCAATAATGCAAATGCAAAGAATTGTTTCCGGAATCGTACCCTTAATAAAAACAGGACTTCAAGGCCCTGAAGCAATAAAGAATCTTGCGGTACACATGTTGGGCAGATTCGGTGATTTGAATTTAATAAAGGAGTTTGAAGAGGATGCCGCTTTGTCGATAAGAGAAACGTCCTTTTCTTTTCTTTATCCAAAAGCGCAGGTGAATGTCGAATTGTCGAGTCCAACTTCTTTCGATATTCATCGAGCTGTTTTATTTGGCGAAGCAATAGGCGATGCGATGGGAGCGCCAGTAGAATTTTCATCGCTTGAAGAAATCAGACGGATAGGATATGTAGACGGTTTTTTGAAAGATCCTGTGCGCCCATTATTTCCCGGCGATTATACGGATGATACCCAAATGGCCCTTATGGTTGCCAAGTCGATCATTCGCACTGGAAAGATCGATCCAAACGACATGGCCGGAATTTTTGCGGCTTTTGGTTTAAAGCTTGACATGGGCTTGACCAGGAATGTCGGTTATTCTAATAGTACTCTTACATCTTATAGAAGGTTATATGCGGGGCTAAATTGGCGGTTAGCGGCAAACCAAAGCGACGGCTGTGGGCCGGCAACCGCAGTTGTGCCCTTGGGCTTAATTATTGATGACCTTGCATTGCTAAGAAAAAGCGTAGGAGCTGTAACATTGATCACAAAAACAGGCAAGGAAGCGCTCGGCGGCGCTTTGGCGATCGCATATCTTATTAATCAAGGTCGTTTAAGCCGGCTTCCGGATTCAGTAGAGGGAATTGTTGAAAGAACGGCGCAATATATAGAAAATGAAAGTCCAAAAATGGCATTTGAAATAAGAAGATTGCCGTCATTGATGCAAGTATCTACAGAAGATGGTTTAAACCAAATCCCAAGCAACATTGATGGGAAAAAAGTCAAAACTGGAATGAAAGCGCTTGGAGTGGTTCCATCGGCAATTTATTGCTTTTTGAAAAGCTTACCGGATTTTAGAAGAACAATTATTGCCGGGGTCAATACGCAAGGAGATTCCGATAGCATTGCAGGATTAGCTGGAGCAATAAGCGCAGCACATAATGGATTAACAGTAATACCAAATGAATGGATCGAAGGGCTTATTGAACACAGAGAAATCAGCGCTTATGCAGATCAATTATCTCGTATCCATTTGAAATAG
- a CDS encoding YggS family pyridoxal phosphate-dependent enzyme gives MPTIAQKIADIKQQISSTITLLAVVKNVSTEKIFEALDAGIDTIGENRIQEASERIQAIRQKYPNIKIHFIGHLQSNKINQALQMFDVIESVDSFELAEAINKRAEKPVEIFVEVNTSGEQSKNGVDLKDAIDLIDKISTFKNLRLTGLMTIGANSSDEEKVRACFRKLREIRDESSKKGYTNIVHLSMGMSHDFPIAIEEGSDIIRIGTGIFGNRR, from the coding sequence ATGCCAACGATCGCGCAAAAAATAGCCGATATAAAACAACAAATATCTTCAACTATCACTCTGCTCGCTGTTGTGAAAAACGTCTCAACTGAAAAGATCTTTGAAGCGCTGGATGCCGGGATAGATACTATCGGCGAAAATCGCATCCAAGAAGCATCGGAGCGAATCCAGGCGATCAGGCAAAAATATCCAAATATCAAAATCCATTTCATCGGCCATCTGCAATCCAATAAGATAAATCAAGCTCTTCAAATGTTTGATGTTATAGAGTCTGTCGATAGTTTTGAATTGGCAGAAGCAATAAATAAGAGGGCGGAAAAGCCAGTCGAAATTTTTGTTGAAGTTAATACTTCGGGTGAACAAAGCAAAAATGGCGTCGATCTTAAAGATGCGATCGACCTTATCGATAAAATTTCAACTTTTAAGAATTTAAGGCTTACAGGCCTAATGACAATTGGCGCAAACAGTTCCGATGAAGAAAAAGTCCGGGCATGTTTTAGAAAACTTCGAGAAATTAGAGACGAATCAAGCAAAAAGGGGTATACTAATATCGTCCATCTTTCCATGGGAATGTCGCACGACTTTCCTATAGCAATTGAAGAAGGTTCTGATATAATACGGATAGGAACAGGGATCTTTGGAAATAGGAGGTAA
- a CDS encoding cell division protein SepF, protein MENLLKRAKAFIGLEEGDEDFTPSDNTRQMEITQVFKARREKENHNGNFDDASEIIVYEPKIYEDSLNISGNLRHGKPVIINLKHLEPAEGTRLIDFICGAAYAIDGHMMKIGESIFLFTPGSIRITDAEERSSLGEEISSIESQKESFFSRR, encoded by the coding sequence ATGGAAAACTTATTGAAACGTGCGAAAGCTTTTATCGGACTTGAAGAGGGAGATGAAGATTTTACACCTAGCGACAACACGCGCCAAATGGAAATCACTCAAGTATTCAAAGCAAGACGCGAAAAAGAAAATCACAACGGGAATTTCGACGACGCATCCGAAATTATTGTGTATGAACCAAAGATATATGAGGACTCGCTCAATATATCGGGCAATTTGAGGCATGGCAAACCGGTCATTATTAATCTCAAGCATTTAGAGCCCGCCGAAGGAACAAGGCTGATCGATTTCATTTGCGGCGCGGCTTACGCGATAGACGGCCATATGATGAAGATCGGTGAATCGATCTTTTTATTTACCCCGGGATCCATAAGAATAACCGATGCCGAAGAACGCTCATCGCTTGGAGAGGAGATCTCGTCCATTGAGTCCCAAAAAGAAAGTTTTTTCTCGCGCAGATAG